One Alkalicoccus halolimnae DNA segment encodes these proteins:
- a CDS encoding peroxiredoxin family protein: MSELKVGEQAPDFTLPAVSGETYSLQDDLQQRPGWRYIIYFRGSW; this comes from the coding sequence ATGAGTGAGTTGAAAGTAGGCGAACAGGCACCCGATTTTACACTTCCGGCTGTAAGCGGGGAAACATACAGTCTTCAAGACGATCTTCAGCAGCGCCCCGGATGGAGATATATCATTTATTTCCGTGGTTCCTGGTGA
- a CDS encoding TcaA 3rd/4th domain-containing protein, with amino-acid sequence MKFCTKCGRELKETHAFCPNCRAEVNGSTADEASEKAARKTTAANVPPPASAERPAASPRAKKPRPPMSKRNKWIAAGIGAAAVILIPAHLVLSSATSPDKALGDFQDAIDSEDAAALAQLLHVKETGEPITEEHAASIIDYMHSSPSVIESFYSFLDDQMEIFTSAEAGEAAENYQPLYDVQFLSFENTGSRFLFYDQYQIGVESYPLYVRTNYEDASFQVNGEEVDAEVEGNGNVFLGNYPAGSYHLKATGDGELADLALEDQLFLTGNNYPSHMDFDLDYAYISSSVDGARLFVNGEETEEELQTTQNEYGPFLMDESTEIHAEAETPFGTMTSEPITLTGGYGSHVLELEAPAELVSEAVEDVEEDILSSNEGPVQGLGSTELLESIDFYTDNYLLSSDVSDWKLEIEAEESWLIGSESFSTGEIVINPLSEVKQYTLRYDETADNWTFDQADYLFTVSDPSSAVTTLAVNDAEELNASAGAGEAEVDDIASGGNIISMHENVYVDEENFGEEGGEALNDYVEYPEEYLNTLMNNYYMSYAAALYDVEFSRIVSENHDFFTYVAPEASDFEAELLSTIEDHADSGESIYFLIAEVTDFETDDNESYRVFSEVEFEVVKDNGDIVRQVLETEHDVLLTENGFFVEDMIETEVISEEPM; translated from the coding sequence ATGAAGTTCTGTACGAAATGTGGCAGGGAGCTGAAGGAAACTCACGCGTTTTGTCCAAACTGTCGAGCAGAAGTCAACGGCAGCACAGCAGATGAAGCCTCAGAAAAAGCAGCCAGAAAAACAACCGCAGCCAATGTGCCTCCCCCCGCATCCGCCGAGCGTCCAGCCGCCAGTCCGAGAGCAAAAAAGCCCCGTCCGCCCATGTCGAAAAGAAACAAATGGATTGCTGCCGGTATTGGAGCCGCCGCTGTTATTCTTATCCCTGCCCACCTCGTATTGTCTTCCGCCACCAGTCCCGACAAAGCGCTTGGAGATTTTCAGGACGCCATCGATTCCGAGGACGCTGCTGCCTTAGCTCAGCTGCTTCATGTCAAAGAAACCGGAGAACCGATCACCGAAGAACACGCAGCGAGCATCATCGATTATATGCATTCGTCGCCTTCCGTCATAGAAAGCTTCTATTCTTTCCTCGACGACCAGATGGAAATATTTACGAGTGCCGAAGCCGGTGAAGCAGCAGAAAACTACCAGCCGCTTTACGACGTACAGTTTCTCAGCTTCGAAAACACCGGAAGCCGCTTTTTATTTTATGACCAGTATCAAATCGGCGTAGAATCCTACCCGCTCTACGTCCGCACGAACTATGAAGACGCTTCTTTTCAAGTAAACGGAGAAGAGGTGGATGCGGAAGTGGAAGGAAACGGGAACGTCTTTTTAGGAAACTATCCTGCCGGCTCCTATCATCTGAAAGCAACCGGGGATGGGGAATTGGCGGACCTTGCCCTTGAAGACCAATTGTTTCTTACCGGCAATAATTACCCTTCCCATATGGATTTCGACCTGGATTATGCGTATATATCGAGCAGCGTTGATGGAGCCAGGCTGTTTGTGAATGGAGAAGAGACCGAAGAAGAGCTGCAGACGACGCAGAATGAATACGGGCCGTTTCTTATGGATGAAAGCACCGAAATTCATGCCGAAGCAGAAACCCCGTTCGGCACGATGACGTCCGAGCCGATAACGCTCACTGGAGGCTACGGCAGTCATGTACTCGAGCTGGAAGCCCCGGCAGAACTCGTCTCTGAGGCCGTTGAAGACGTTGAAGAGGATATTCTCAGCAGCAACGAAGGGCCGGTGCAGGGACTGGGCTCCACTGAACTGCTGGAGTCGATCGATTTTTACACAGACAATTACCTGCTTTCGAGTGATGTATCCGACTGGAAATTGGAAATCGAAGCCGAAGAATCATGGCTGATAGGCTCCGAAAGCTTCAGTACGGGAGAGATCGTTATCAATCCGCTTTCTGAAGTCAAGCAGTATACTCTCCGCTATGACGAAACGGCAGATAACTGGACGTTTGATCAGGCGGACTATTTGTTTACTGTAAGCGACCCGTCCAGCGCCGTCACAACACTCGCCGTCAATGATGCCGAGGAGCTGAACGCTTCTGCCGGAGCCGGAGAAGCAGAAGTCGACGACATAGCATCAGGCGGGAACATCATCAGTATGCATGAGAATGTTTATGTAGACGAAGAAAATTTCGGGGAGGAAGGCGGAGAAGCACTGAACGATTACGTAGAATATCCCGAAGAGTATTTAAATACGTTGATGAATAATTATTACATGAGTTACGCCGCTGCCTTATACGATGTCGAATTCAGCAGAATAGTAAGCGAGAATCACGACTTTTTCACGTATGTGGCTCCCGAAGCATCCGACTTTGAAGCGGAACTGTTAAGCACCATCGAGGACCACGCCGACTCCGGTGAATCTATCTATTTCCTTATTGCTGAAGTCACTGATTTTGAAACAGACGATAACGAATCGTACCGCGTCTTCTCTGAAGTTGAATTTGAAGTCGTAAAAGATAACGGAGATATCGTGAGGCAGGTGCTCGAAACCGAACATGATGTCTTGCTGACCGAAAACGGATTTTTTGTGGAAGACATGATCGAAACAGAAGTCATCTCAGAGGAACCGATGTAG
- a CDS encoding DUF2188 domain-containing protein has translation MPWNMNDYPSSWKNLNSTIRKKAIEIGNSMLEDGHKESDAIPIATEQAKKWYDDASEKERKEFNKTSESEITSPDEGDDSRPEMMEKDVFVLPRDDGWAVQSEDAKQASNVYDKKQDAVTRAKEIAEKKQTAVVVHKKDNSVEKTYNYDEETKDKS, from the coding sequence ATGCCCTGGAATATGAATGACTACCCGAGTTCGTGGAAAAACCTGAACAGCACGATCCGCAAAAAAGCGATTGAGATCGGAAATTCAATGCTCGAAGACGGCCATAAAGAAAGCGATGCAATCCCGATTGCGACCGAGCAGGCGAAAAAGTGGTATGACGATGCGTCGGAAAAAGAACGAAAGGAATTCAATAAGACGTCCGAGTCGGAGATTACTTCTCCGGACGAAGGCGATGATTCCCGGCCGGAAATGATGGAAAAAGACGTCTTCGTCCTGCCGCGCGACGACGGCTGGGCCGTGCAGTCGGAAGACGCAAAGCAGGCATCGAACGTGTACGATAAAAAGCAGGACGCGGTCACCCGCGCCAAAGAAATTGCCGAAAAGAAACAGACGGCCGTCGTCGTGCACAAAAAAGACAATTCCGTCGAGAAAACATACAACTATGATGAAGAAACGAAAGATAAAAGCTGA
- a CDS encoding zinc ribbon domain-containing protein, giving the protein MHCRNCGAQNEAEDKFCGTCGSHLVLAEVTSPQSETSPEAEAGAAPAAEANPSEQAKTSTMQSVESLLDKPYVEKGKEVGKNYGSYLLASLKAPVNHAKSIDQAGITNGLITMALFAFFLPLSLYITANSVQLVSLPFGTVVVRPTIVLFITLLATAGVTILSLKMMKVNSSYKVLINRLGSLLVIPMGLVVSAFVLALLSINILSSFTVMVAAGLVPLSMLATIFSYDNKNTDGVDSFYGVLIAMVGFTILLAFISYVLLEAMMTGITNQIPDF; this is encoded by the coding sequence ATGCACTGCAGAAACTGTGGCGCGCAAAATGAAGCGGAGGACAAATTTTGCGGTACGTGCGGCAGTCATTTAGTGTTGGCAGAAGTTACTTCACCCCAGTCAGAAACCTCGCCGGAAGCCGAGGCCGGTGCAGCCCCGGCAGCGGAAGCCAATCCTTCAGAGCAGGCAAAAACGTCCACGATGCAGTCAGTCGAATCACTCCTGGATAAGCCGTATGTGGAAAAAGGAAAAGAAGTCGGCAAAAACTACGGGAGCTACCTGCTGGCTTCCTTAAAAGCGCCGGTCAATCACGCGAAATCAATCGATCAGGCAGGAATTACGAATGGTCTTATTACGATGGCTCTTTTTGCCTTCTTTCTTCCGCTCTCCCTCTACATTACCGCCAACAGTGTGCAGCTTGTGTCCCTTCCCTTCGGCACGGTCGTTGTCCGCCCGACAATCGTCCTGTTTATTACACTTCTCGCCACCGCAGGCGTAACGATCCTTTCTCTCAAAATGATGAAAGTCAATTCCAGCTACAAAGTGCTTATTAACCGTCTCGGAAGCCTGCTCGTCATTCCTATGGGGCTCGTCGTTTCGGCTTTCGTCCTGGCGCTTCTTTCCATTAACATCCTGTCGTCATTTACGGTCATGGTCGCCGCCGGCCTCGTGCCGCTTTCCATGCTCGCGACTATTTTTTCCTACGACAACAAAAATACAGACGGCGTCGATTCCTTCTACGGCGTCCTTATCGCCATGGTCGGCTTCACGATCCTCCTTGCGTTCATTTCCTACGTGCTGCTCGAAGCGATGATGACCGGTATCACGAACCAGATCCCGGACTTTTAA
- a CDS encoding iron chaperone produces the protein MDNPDHRSRTREVLEWTEAAFPELEARIAWNQPVFTHHGTFIIGFSTSKKHLAAAPEPAGIDRFAGEITEAGYDYTKQLIRIPWGTPVDFSLLKKIIQFNIEDKADCETFWRK, from the coding sequence ATGGACAATCCGGATCACCGGAGCCGCACGAGGGAAGTGCTGGAATGGACCGAGGCCGCTTTTCCGGAGCTGGAGGCGCGGATTGCCTGGAACCAGCCGGTGTTTACTCATCACGGTACGTTCATTATCGGTTTCAGCACGTCAAAAAAGCACCTGGCCGCAGCCCCGGAGCCAGCCGGCATCGACCGTTTTGCCGGGGAAATTACCGAAGCGGGGTATGACTATACGAAGCAGCTCATTCGGATTCCGTGGGGAACGCCGGTCGATTTTTCGCTGCTTAAAAAAATCATTCAGTTCAATATCGAAGACAAAGCAGACTGCGAAACGTTCTGGAGAAAATAG
- a CDS encoding sensor domain-containing diguanylate cyclase, giving the protein MRISSQEMVYYQDFHSYAQKIFHILQDLTTFGTMYVTNISDSSMTVLESFADEGPALEKNMRLSLEDSYCRLIVSSEKPEPLLIEDTVTHPSTSHLALNKKFGIRSYIGAPIILKGEELFGTICMVDSRPEQFNEKDLKQLGNMAELLGMVIELEHNKLHDQRTGVLNREVLQQVDEEKANAVCFHLRVTNFSAVVEGLGSAAAEQALTKFSNRLQQLISDKDLFMSPAPQEFLLYVSNMSHSDSLLDIITRLQDMLRLPVSVKGKETLFTTSAGVSSAPPHGMLPHELFHQACLALEEAQKHGENQITVYEESISERIIRERYLIQELPKALEQEDFYLVFQPQFEAQTQKFTGVETFIRWKHPVLGEIDEETFLPIAEQTGKIYELERWMIAQVCRKLSSEQVRHHFCVSINLSASHSPDVLIPYLRELLWKTKANPFLLMVEFTEPDTQQEIEKLVQLTEEVRALGIQVVLDDFGSGAASLKIIQHLPMDVLKLSASFTAQAAADENSRILLEQLRKLGKVFHFDLAAQGIESRSQWEAMKREKISRVQGSYFSRPVCLEVLKAQLEHDPGFSCAFDRQVQE; this is encoded by the coding sequence TGGTTTATTATCAGGATTTTCATTCGTACGCACAGAAAATTTTTCATATTCTGCAGGATCTGACCACGTTTGGAACCATGTACGTTACGAATATTTCGGATTCCTCGATGACGGTGCTTGAAAGCTTCGCCGATGAAGGTCCGGCCCTGGAAAAAAACATGCGTCTTTCCCTGGAGGACTCCTACTGCCGCCTTATCGTTTCTTCCGAAAAACCCGAACCGCTGTTAATCGAAGATACCGTTACTCATCCTTCTACTTCCCATCTGGCGCTCAACAAAAAATTCGGGATCCGCTCCTACATCGGCGCTCCGATTATTTTAAAAGGCGAGGAATTGTTCGGGACAATCTGTATGGTCGACTCCAGGCCGGAGCAGTTTAATGAAAAAGACCTTAAGCAGCTTGGGAACATGGCGGAACTGCTCGGCATGGTGATTGAGCTGGAGCACAATAAGCTGCACGATCAGCGGACAGGAGTACTTAACCGCGAAGTGCTGCAGCAGGTGGACGAAGAAAAGGCCAATGCAGTCTGCTTTCATCTCCGGGTTACCAATTTTTCCGCTGTCGTTGAAGGACTCGGCTCTGCTGCGGCAGAACAGGCGCTCACGAAATTCTCGAACCGTCTGCAGCAGCTGATCAGTGATAAAGACTTGTTTATGAGTCCAGCTCCGCAGGAATTCCTTCTCTACGTTTCGAACATGAGCCACTCTGACAGTCTTTTGGACATCATTACCCGTCTTCAGGATATGCTCCGGCTTCCCGTATCAGTGAAGGGAAAAGAAACGCTGTTTACGACAAGCGCCGGGGTCAGCTCCGCTCCGCCGCACGGCATGCTGCCTCATGAGCTTTTTCATCAGGCGTGCCTTGCCCTCGAAGAAGCACAGAAGCACGGGGAAAACCAAATTACCGTCTATGAGGAATCAATCAGTGAAAGGATTATCCGGGAACGTTATTTAATACAGGAGCTGCCCAAAGCGTTGGAACAAGAGGATTTTTATCTCGTTTTTCAGCCGCAGTTTGAAGCACAGACGCAGAAGTTCACCGGCGTGGAGACATTCATCCGCTGGAAGCATCCGGTACTCGGCGAGATTGATGAAGAAACGTTTCTTCCGATTGCCGAACAGACTGGGAAAATTTACGAGCTGGAGCGGTGGATGATTGCTCAGGTCTGCCGAAAGCTATCTTCTGAGCAGGTGCGTCACCATTTCTGCGTGTCGATTAACCTGTCAGCCTCCCACTCGCCGGATGTTTTAATTCCGTATCTGCGCGAATTGCTCTGGAAAACGAAAGCGAATCCGTTTCTGCTTATGGTTGAATTTACGGAGCCGGACACTCAGCAGGAGATCGAAAAGCTCGTTCAGCTTACAGAGGAGGTGCGCGCTCTCGGTATTCAGGTGGTCCTCGATGATTTCGGGTCCGGAGCTGCTTCTTTAAAGATCATTCAACATCTGCCGATGGACGTACTGAAACTTTCTGCCTCTTTTACCGCTCAGGCCGCTGCGGACGAAAACAGCCGTATTCTTCTTGAGCAGCTGCGAAAACTCGGGAAAGTGTTTCATTTTGATCTCGCTGCTCAGGGGATTGAAAGCAGGAGCCAGTGGGAAGCAATGAAACGGGAAAAAATCAGCCGGGTACAGGGATCCTACTTTTCCCGCCCTGTATGTCTGGAAGTTCTAAAAGCTCAGCTTGAGCACGATCCCGGCTTCTCGTGCGCCTTCGACCGGCAGGTGCAGGAATAG